The nucleotide sequence GAAGCAACGCAAGTGACCAAAGAAAATGTAGACGAGTATTACGATCCCGAATCTAAATTCTAACAGGATGCCAGGAAATACAATGAGGTTCATTGTATTTCCTCTTTTCCTATATAAGGGGAGTTTGCGCAATGGATAGACAGTCTTTCCTGATCATGCAAAATATGGAGAAGTCATTCAACGGTGTGCCGGTTTTAAAAAATGTCACACTGGAAGTTGAAAAAGGGGAAATTCATGCCTTATTAGGCGAAAACGGGGCAGGAAAGTCCACATTGATGAATCTATTGGGCGGCGTCCATCAACCCGATGGAGGAACCATCCACATAAATGGCCAAGAAGTGAAAATGGCCAACCCGCGGGTGTCCCAAGAACATGGAATCAGCTTTATCCATCAAGAGCTTAATATGGTGTCAGATTTGCGGGTCTATGAAAATATGTTTCTGGGCTCAGAGCTCCGAAATAAAATGGGCTTTTTAAAAGTGGAAGAAATGTGCCAAAAAACATACGAAGTAATGGCAAAGCTGGGCGTCGCCATCGACCCGAAAGAGTATGTGCGGAATCTGGCTACGTCCTATAAACAGCTGATTGAAATTTCGAAAGCCCTGCTCCACAACTCCACGCTCATCATCATGGACGAACCCACCACTTCACTGGCCGAACACGAAGTAAACCGTTTGTTTGAACTGATGAGAAATCTGAAAAAGTCCGGCGTTTCGATTATCTATATTTCCCATAAATTGAAGGAAATCAAAACGGTGTGCGACCGCTTTACGGTTTTGCGGGATGGGGAGCGGGTGAAGACCGGCGCCATTGAAGAGGAAGATATTGAAACCATTACACGCCTGATGGTCGGAAAATCCATATCGCAGGACCGCTTTATCCATGAACATCAATTCGGTCCAGTGTCATTGGAAGTCGTCAACTTGACAAGCCCGGGCTTGTTCCGAAATATCCATTTCGCACTAAGGCAAGGCGAAGTCCTTGGGTTTACGGGCCTTAGCGGCGACGGGAGGACCGAACTTTTTGAAAGCTTATTTGGGTACCGCAAAAAATACAGCGGCGAAGTGCGGATCCACGGCAAAGCGGTAAAAATAGATCATCCCCGAAAAGCGGTCAAAGCAGGGATCGGCCTGGTGCCAAAAGACCGGAAAGAAAATGCCATCATCAAAGACTTGAGCGTCATCCACAACATGAGCCTGTCTTCCATGGGGCATTTTGAGAAATCCGGATTTATTCAGGACCGGATGGAACGCAAAAAATTCCAGAAGTACAAAGAAATGCTCAATATCAAAGTGCACAATCCCCGGATCACCATCGACAAATTAAGCGGGGGCAATCAGCAAAAAGTGATTATTGCCAAATGGCTCGAAGTGGGCGCAGACATACTCATCTTTGACAACCCGACACAAGGAATTGACGTGGGCGCCAAGCAGGAAATTTATCATGAAATTGCCGAACTGGCCAAGTTGGGGAAATCAGTCATTATTCTCTCATCGGAAGCGCCGGAAGTGCTTCGGATTTGCCATAACATCAATGTGATGTACCAAGGCGAAATAACGGCCAGATTTAGCGGTGATGAAGCTACCGAAGAAGAAATTATGAATTATGCCACTGGTTCAAAAAGGGAGGCTGCGAAAATTGGCTAACATCGATGCAAAAGAATACAAACCCCAAAGTTCAACAGCCAAAAGCCGGCTTTCCTGGCTTTGGTCGGAATACAGCGTCATTATTGCCTTTGTCGTTATTTTTATCGCATCAGCAATTATGAACCCAAGATTTCTGGATATGAACAACCAGCTGAATATTTTGATGCAGGTGTCGATCATCGGCATTATTGCGATGGGAATGACGGTTGTCATGCTGTCAGGCGGCATTGACTTGTCAGTCGGCTCCGTCCTGGCTTTGGCAGGTG is from Planococcus liqunii and encodes:
- a CDS encoding sugar ABC transporter ATP-binding protein — protein: MDRQSFLIMQNMEKSFNGVPVLKNVTLEVEKGEIHALLGENGAGKSTLMNLLGGVHQPDGGTIHINGQEVKMANPRVSQEHGISFIHQELNMVSDLRVYENMFLGSELRNKMGFLKVEEMCQKTYEVMAKLGVAIDPKEYVRNLATSYKQLIEISKALLHNSTLIIMDEPTTSLAEHEVNRLFELMRNLKKSGVSIIYISHKLKEIKTVCDRFTVLRDGERVKTGAIEEEDIETITRLMVGKSISQDRFIHEHQFGPVSLEVVNLTSPGLFRNIHFALRQGEVLGFTGLSGDGRTELFESLFGYRKKYSGEVRIHGKAVKIDHPRKAVKAGIGLVPKDRKENAIIKDLSVIHNMSLSSMGHFEKSGFIQDRMERKKFQKYKEMLNIKVHNPRITIDKLSGGNQQKVIIAKWLEVGADILIFDNPTQGIDVGAKQEIYHEIAELAKLGKSVIILSSEAPEVLRICHNINVMYQGEITARFSGDEATEEEIMNYATGSKREAAKIG